The Streptococcus oralis Uo5 genome includes a window with the following:
- the ciaR gene encoding two-component system response regulator CiaR: protein MIKILLVEDDLGLSNSVFDFLDNFADVMQVFDGEEGLYEAESGVYDLILLDLMLPEKNGFQVLKELREKGITTPVLIMTAKESLDDKGHGFELGADDYLTKPFYLEELKMRIQALLKRSGKFNENTLTYGDVIVNLSTNEVKVEDTPVELLGKEFELLVYFLQNQNVILPKTQIFDRLWGFDSDTTISVVEVYVSKVRKKLKGTAFAENLQTLRSVGYILKDVQ from the coding sequence ATGATAAAAATCTTATTAGTAGAAGATGACCTGGGTCTGTCAAACTCAGTATTTGACTTTTTAGATAATTTTGCAGATGTCATGCAGGTCTTTGATGGAGAAGAAGGTCTCTACGAAGCAGAAAGTGGCGTTTATGACTTGATTCTGCTTGACCTGATGTTGCCTGAAAAAAATGGCTTCCAAGTTTTGAAAGAATTGCGTGAAAAAGGAATTACGACACCAGTCCTTATCATGACCGCTAAGGAAAGTTTGGATGACAAGGGACATGGTTTTGAGTTAGGAGCGGATGACTACCTCACCAAACCTTTCTACCTAGAAGAACTTAAAATGCGGATTCAAGCCCTTCTCAAACGTTCAGGTAAGTTTAATGAAAACACCTTGACCTATGGGGATGTTATCGTCAATCTTTCAACGAATGAAGTAAAAGTGGAAGATACTCCTGTGGAACTGCTCGGAAAAGAGTTTGAGTTATTGGTTTACTTCCTTCAAAATCAAAATGTCATTCTTCCCAAGACACAGATTTTTGACCGTCTATGGGGATTTGATAGCGATACGACGATTTCCGTTGTAGAAGTCTATGTCTCAAAAGTTCGTAAGAAATTGAAGGGAACAGCCTTTGCTGAAAATCTTCAAACCTTGCGTAGTGTCGGGTATATTTTAAAAGATGTTCAATAA
- a CDS encoding M1 family metallopeptidase, with protein sequence MQAVEHFITQFVPEHYDLFLDLSRETKTFSGKVTITGQAKSDRISLHRKDLEIASVEVAGQARPFTVDHENEALHIELAEGGQVELVIAFSGKITDNMTGIYPSYYTVDGVKKEVLSTQFESHFAREAFPCVDEPEAKATFDLALRFDQAEGELALSNMPEIDVENRKETGIWKFETTPRMSSYLLAFVAGDLQGVTAKTKNGTLVGVYSTKAHPLSNLDFSLDIAVRSIEFYEDYYGVKYPIPQSLHIALPDFSAGAMENWGLVTYREVCLIVDENSTFASRQQVALVVAHELAHQWFGNLVTMKWWDDLWLNESFANMMEYVCVDAIEPSWNIFEDFQTGGVPHALERDATDGVQSVHVEVKHPDEINTLFDGAIVYAKGSRLMHMLRRWLGDADFAKGLHAYFEKHQYGNTIGRDLWNALGQASGRDVAAFMDSWLEQPGYPVLTVKVENDVLKISQKQFFIGEHEDKNRLWVVPLNSNWKGLPDTLETESIEIPGYAALLAENKTALRLNTENTAHYITDYQGDLLEAVLAELETLDNTSKLQIVQERRLLAEAGHISYADLLPVLDKLAKEESYLVVSAVSQVIAALERFIDEGTETEKAFNTLVAKLARHNYDRLGFEAKEGESDEDELVRQLAVSMMIRSNDAEASQVASQIFAAHKDNLAGLPAAVRTQVLINEMKHHETKDLVATYLDLYTHATDAVFKRQLAAALAYSTDADNIQTLIRSWKDKFVVKPQDLSAWYYQFLAHQTTQETVWVWARENWDWIKAALGGDMSFDSFVILPAHVFKTEQRLAEYKEFFEPQLSDLALSRNIRMGIKDIAARVDLIKREKAAVEAVVAQYAKA encoded by the coding sequence ATGCAAGCAGTAGAACATTTTATTACCCAATTTGTTCCTGAACATTATGATTTATTTCTAGATTTGAGTCGTGAGACCAAGACCTTTTCTGGGAAGGTGACCATCACTGGTCAAGCCAAGAGTGACCGTATTTCCCTTCACCGAAAGGACTTGGAAATCGCTTCTGTAGAAGTTGCGGGTCAAGCTCGTCCATTTACAGTTGATCATGAAAATGAAGCCCTTCATATCGAATTGGCTGAGGGTGGTCAAGTTGAATTAGTCATCGCTTTTTCAGGAAAAATCACAGACAACATGACAGGGATTTACCCTTCTTACTACACAGTGGATGGTGTCAAGAAGGAAGTCTTGTCTACTCAGTTCGAGAGCCATTTTGCGCGTGAAGCCTTTCCGTGTGTAGATGAGCCAGAAGCCAAGGCTACTTTTGACCTCGCTCTCCGTTTTGACCAAGCAGAAGGTGAGTTGGCCTTGTCAAACATGCCTGAGATTGATGTGGAAAACCGCAAGGAAACAGGCATCTGGAAGTTTGAGACAACACCTCGCATGTCTTCTTACTTGTTAGCTTTTGTTGCAGGTGATTTGCAAGGGGTGACCGCTAAAACTAAAAATGGTACCCTCGTAGGTGTTTACTCAACCAAAGCTCACCCACTATCTAACCTTGATTTCTCACTGGACATCGCTGTTCGCTCAATCGAGTTTTACGAAGATTACTACGGAGTCAAGTATCCAATCCCTCAATCACTTCACATCGCCCTTCCTGACTTCTCAGCAGGTGCCATGGAAAACTGGGGTCTTGTCACTTACCGGGAAGTTTGCCTAATTGTAGATGAAAACTCTACATTTGCCAGTCGTCAACAAGTTGCCCTTGTAGTGGCACATGAGTTGGCCCACCAATGGTTTGGAAACCTCGTGACTATGAAATGGTGGGATGACCTCTGGCTTAATGAAAGCTTCGCCAACATGATGGAATACGTCTGTGTGGATGCCATCGAACCAAGCTGGAATATTTTTGAAGACTTCCAAACAGGTGGAGTGCCTCACGCTCTTGAACGTGACGCGACTGATGGCGTACAGTCTGTTCACGTCGAAGTCAAACACCCAGATGAAATCAATACGCTCTTTGATGGTGCTATCGTCTATGCCAAAGGAAGCCGTCTCATGCACATGCTTCGTCGTTGGCTCGGTGATGCGGATTTTGCTAAGGGCTTGCATGCCTACTTTGAAAAACACCAATATGGAAACACCATTGGTCGTGACCTTTGGAATGCCCTCGGACAAGCGTCAGGACGTGATGTTGCAGCCTTCATGGATTCTTGGTTGGAGCAACCTGGTTATCCAGTTCTCACTGTCAAAGTTGAAAATGATGTCTTGAAGATTTCACAAAAACAATTCTTTATCGGTGAGCACGAAGACAAGAACCGTCTCTGGGTGGTGCCACTCAACAGCAACTGGAAAGGCTTGCCAGATACACTCGAAACTGAAAGTATCGAAATCCCTGGCTACGCAGCTCTTCTTGCTGAAAATAAAACAGCTCTTCGTCTCAACACTGAAAATACTGCCCACTATATTACCGACTATCAAGGAGACTTGTTAGAGGCCGTTCTTGCTGAGCTAGAGACACTTGATAACACAAGCAAACTGCAAATTGTTCAAGAACGTCGTTTGTTGGCTGAGGCAGGGCACATTTCTTATGCAGACTTGCTTCCAGTCCTTGATAAACTTGCTAAGGAAGAGTCTTATCTGGTGGTTTCAGCTGTTTCTCAAGTGATTGCTGCCCTTGAGCGCTTTATCGATGAAGGAACAGAAACTGAGAAAGCTTTTAATACACTCGTTGCTAAATTAGCCCGCCACAACTATGACCGTCTTGGTTTTGAAGCCAAAGAGGGAGAATCAGATGAGGATGAATTGGTTCGTCAGTTGGCTGTTTCTATGATGATTCGTTCCAATGATGCAGAAGCTAGTCAAGTTGCTAGTCAAATCTTTGCAGCTCACAAGGATAATCTTGCAGGACTTCCTGCAGCCGTCCGAACTCAAGTTCTCATCAATGAAATGAAACACCATGAGACCAAGGACTTGGTCGCAACTTATCTGGACCTCTACACTCATGCCACAGATGCTGTCTTCAAGCGTCAGTTGGCAGCTGCTCTAGCCTACAGTACAGATGCTGATAATATCCAAACCTTGATTCGTTCATGGAAGGATAAGTTTGTTGTGAAACCACAAGACTTGTCTGCTTGGTATTACCAGTTCCTTGCTCATCAAACAACTCAAGAAACTGTTTGGGTATGGGCGCGTGAAAACTGGGATTGGATTAAGGCGGCTCTTGGTGGAGACATGAGCTTTGATAGCTTTGTTATCCTACCTGCCCATGTATTTAAGACTGAGCAACGCTTGGCAGAGTACAAGGAATTCTTTGAGCCACAACTCTCTGACCTTGCTCTTAGCCGTAACATTCGTATGGGTATCAAGGATATCGCAGCACGTGTTGACTTGATTAAGCGTGAAAAAGCAGCAGTCGAAGCTGTTGTAGCCCAATATGCTAAAGCTTAA
- a CDS encoding ASCH domain-containing protein — MTPQEMWNAYKKINPSIGDEIDAWAFGVEADLLADLVLKGEKTATASAYDLYSLEDEPLPQEGTFDVILDSQDRAVCIVEITKVSVQPFHQVSAEHAFKEGEGDKSLAYWRRVHEDCFAEWLREAGLAFTPDSKVVLEEFRKVYPQ, encoded by the coding sequence ATGACACCGCAAGAAATGTGGAATGCATACAAGAAAATCAATCCCTCGATCGGAGATGAGATCGATGCTTGGGCTTTTGGAGTGGAAGCCGATCTCTTGGCAGATTTGGTTTTAAAAGGCGAAAAGACTGCAACTGCCTCAGCCTACGACCTCTACTCACTAGAAGACGAACCCCTTCCACAAGAAGGGACCTTCGATGTCATTTTAGACAGTCAAGATCGGGCTGTCTGCATTGTTGAAATTACAAAGGTTTCCGTTCAGCCCTTTCATCAAGTTTCTGCTGAACATGCCTTTAAGGAAGGGGAAGGTGACAAATCCCTAGCCTATTGGCGTCGGGTTCATGAGGACTGTTTTGCCGAGTGGCTGAGAGAGGCAGGACTAGCTTTTACGCCTGACAGCAAGGTTGTTTTAGAAGAATTTCGCAAGGTTTATCCACAGTAA
- a CDS encoding putative PEP-binding protein, translating into MRNQLVLSGEQIVEKVYPQLLHHVGMIRGEYLLRELNQNILLASCQQFVKDYLDTICSLYSDEEVWYRFSELTNTEANCLEGTKEHFDENHPLFGYRGTRRLLACPDEFQDEAHVVTDVYQTNPNLSVIFPFVNDAKQLKQAIRVLRQHGFTGKVGTMIELPSAYFDLDRILETGISKIIVGMNDLTSFVFATVRNSQWHDIESPIMLDMLRDMQDKARAEKIDFAVAGYLNASFIQKMNQMDIKCIIHYSSIPEIFNLEIDHPDHLKRIKEVSKKLQRSTHDTARNVECIQENQSLDRR; encoded by the coding sequence ATGAGAAACCAACTTGTCCTTAGTGGAGAACAAATTGTTGAAAAAGTTTATCCTCAGTTATTGCACCACGTCGGTATGATTCGTGGAGAATACTTACTGAGAGAGCTTAATCAAAACATCCTATTAGCAAGTTGCCAGCAATTTGTAAAAGATTATCTAGACACCATTTGCTCCTTGTACTCAGATGAAGAGGTTTGGTATCGTTTTTCAGAGTTAACAAATACAGAAGCTAATTGTTTAGAGGGGACTAAAGAGCATTTTGATGAAAATCATCCCTTGTTTGGTTATAGAGGAACTAGGCGCTTGCTGGCGTGTCCTGATGAATTTCAGGATGAAGCACATGTCGTTACAGATGTTTATCAAACCAATCCCAATCTGTCTGTTATCTTTCCTTTTGTCAATGATGCTAAGCAGTTAAAGCAAGCTATTAGAGTATTACGTCAGCATGGTTTTACTGGAAAAGTCGGCACAATGATTGAATTACCGTCAGCTTATTTTGACTTGGATAGGATACTGGAAACTGGTATTTCAAAGATTATAGTTGGAATGAATGATTTGACTTCTTTTGTTTTTGCGACTGTGAGAAATAGTCAATGGCATGATATAGAAAGTCCCATTATGTTGGATATGCTGAGAGATATGCAGGATAAAGCAAGGGCGGAAAAAATTGACTTTGCTGTAGCAGGCTATCTGAATGCTTCTTTCATACAAAAAATGAATCAGATGGATATCAAATGCATTATCCACTACAGTTCTATTCCAGAGATTTTTAATTTAGAGATTGATCATCCAGACCATCTCAAACGTATAAAAGAAGTAAGTAAAAAATTACAAAGGAGCACACATGACACCGCAAGAAATGTGGAATGCATACAAGAAAATCAATCCCTCGATCGGAGATGA
- a CDS encoding NUDIX hydrolase, whose protein sequence is MEIKKHFGVYAVCFENGKLLCIEKTRGPYQHRYDLPGGSQQLGEGLTETLIREVMEETGFTVRSYSNPRIYDVFVREELTNFTVHHIMAFYDIEINKKKAQVTISEDVSDGANDSLGYVWMDIQKITEENASPLVLKVKSELLGFPELDKTSYMNWKVNDEKPTCP, encoded by the coding sequence ATGGAAATCAAAAAACACTTTGGAGTCTATGCTGTTTGCTTTGAAAATGGGAAGTTACTCTGCATTGAAAAAACGAGGGGCCCTTATCAACATCGTTATGATCTACCTGGTGGTAGTCAGCAACTTGGTGAAGGATTGACGGAAACGCTGATTAGAGAAGTGATGGAAGAGACAGGATTTACTGTTAGAAGCTATTCCAATCCTCGAATCTACGATGTTTTCGTCAGGGAAGAGTTAACAAATTTTACGGTTCACCATATCATGGCATTTTATGATATTGAGATAAACAAGAAGAAAGCTCAAGTCACGATTTCGGAAGATGTCTCTGATGGTGCGAATGATTCACTCGGATATGTTTGGATGGATATTCAGAAAATCACAGAAGAAAACGCATCGCCACTAGTCTTGAAAGTTAAGTCTGAATTATTAGGATTTCCAGAACTGGACAAGACTTCTTACATGAATTGGAAGGTGAATGATGAGAAACCAACTTGTCCTTAG
- a CDS encoding 3-oxoacyl-ACP reductase, translating to MTKRVLITGVSSGIGLAQACLFLENGYQVYGVDQGENPLLEGDFHFLQRDLTLDLEPIFDWCPYVDVLCNTAGVLDEYKPLLEQSAQEIQEIFEINYVTPVELTRHYLTQMLENKKGIIINMCSIASTLAGGGGHAYTSSKHALAGFTKQLALDYAEAGIQVFGIAPGAVKTAMTAADFEPGGLADWVASETPIKRWIEPEEVAEISLFLASGKASAMQGQILTIDGGWSLK from the coding sequence ATGACTAAACGTGTACTCATTACAGGAGTGAGTTCAGGTATCGGACTTGCTCAAGCTTGCCTCTTTTTAGAGAATGGCTATCAAGTTTATGGAGTTGACCAAGGTGAAAATCCACTCTTAGAGGGTGATTTTCATTTTTTACAGAGAGATTTGACCTTGGACTTGGAGCCTATTTTTGACTGGTGTCCTTATGTGGATGTTTTGTGCAATACTGCTGGAGTTTTGGATGAATACAAACCACTGTTGGAACAATCAGCCCAGGAAATTCAAGAGATTTTTGAAATCAACTATGTGACTCCTGTTGAGTTGACTCGGCATTATTTGACACAAATGTTGGAAAATAAAAAAGGAATCATCATCAATATGTGTTCTATTGCTTCAACTCTAGCGGGAGGTGGTGGTCACGCCTATACTTCCTCTAAGCATGCCTTGGCTGGATTTACCAAGCAGTTGGCTCTAGACTATGCTGAAGCTGGGATTCAGGTATTTGGAATTGCTCCAGGGGCAGTCAAGACAGCCATGACTGCTGCCGACTTTGAGCCAGGTGGATTGGCTGACTGGGTGGCTAGTGAAACGCCAATCAAGCGCTGGATCGAGCCAGAGGAAGTAGCAGAAATTAGCCTTTTCTTAGCAAGTGGAAAAGCGAGCGCCATGCAAGGACAAATCTTGACAATAGATGGTGGCTGGTCTTTGAAGTAG
- a CDS encoding DUF2829 domain-containing protein: protein MTFEEILPGLKAKKKYVRTGWGGAENYVQLFDTIEQNGVALEVTPYFLINVSGEGEGFSMWSPTPCDVLATDWVEVHD, encoded by the coding sequence ATGACATTTGAAGAGATCCTGCCTGGATTAAAGGCCAAGAAAAAATATGTACGAACTGGTTGGGGAGGGGCTGAAAACTATGTCCAACTCTTTGACACTATCGAGCAAAACGGGGTTGCGCTTGAAGTGACGCCTTATTTCCTAATCAACGTGTCTGGAGAAGGGGAAGGGTTCTCCATGTGGAGCCCGACACCATGTGATGTTTTGGCAACGGACTGGGTAGAAGTGCATGACTAA
- a CDS encoding aldo/keto reductase: MRYITLGQDDKELSEIVLGMMRIKDKSVKEVEELVETALSVGINAFDLADIYGRGRCEELLGIVLKNRPDLREKMWIQSKCGIRIEEFTYFDFSKDYIIKSVDGILQRLKIDHLDSLLLHRPDALMESDQVAEAFDLLYKQGKVRDFGVSNQNPMMMELLKKDVKQPLAVNQLQLSAAFTPGFESGFHVNMEDSQATMRDGSVFEYCKLHDVVIQAWSVLQFGYFKGNFVGNEKFQALNQVLDRLAFKYGVTPSTIAISWILRYPAKMQAVVGTTNPKHLREVSQAANFSLTRKEWYEIYLAAGNNLP, translated from the coding sequence ATGAGATACATAACTCTTGGTCAAGATGACAAAGAATTATCAGAAATTGTTCTCGGAATGATGAGAATAAAAGATAAGTCTGTAAAAGAAGTTGAAGAGCTTGTAGAAACAGCACTTTCTGTTGGAATCAATGCTTTTGACTTGGCTGATATTTATGGTCGTGGTCGTTGTGAAGAACTGTTAGGTATTGTCCTAAAAAATCGTCCAGATTTAAGAGAAAAGATGTGGATTCAGTCCAAATGTGGCATTCGCATTGAAGAATTTACCTATTTTGATTTTTCTAAGGACTATATTATAAAATCAGTCGACGGAATTTTGCAAAGATTGAAGATTGATCATCTAGATAGCTTGCTTCTTCATCGACCAGATGCTTTGATGGAATCTGACCAAGTAGCAGAAGCCTTTGATCTTCTTTATAAACAAGGTAAGGTCCGAGATTTTGGAGTTTCTAATCAAAATCCTATGATGATGGAGTTGCTTAAAAAAGATGTCAAGCAGCCGTTAGCTGTTAATCAGCTACAATTGAGTGCGGCTTTTACTCCAGGATTCGAATCAGGTTTTCATGTTAATATGGAAGATAGTCAAGCAACTATGCGAGATGGCAGCGTTTTTGAATATTGCAAATTACACGATGTGGTCATTCAAGCATGGTCTGTCTTACAATTCGGGTATTTTAAAGGGAACTTTGTTGGTAATGAGAAATTTCAAGCTTTGAATCAAGTACTTGATCGTCTAGCTTTTAAATATGGAGTAACCCCTTCAACTATTGCCATTTCTTGGATATTGCGTTATCCAGCAAAAATGCAGGCAGTCGTAGGTACAACAAATCCTAAGCATTTGAGAGAAGTTAGCCAAGCGGCAAACTTTAGCTTAACAAGAAAAGAATGGTATGAAATTTATCTTGCAGCAGGGAATAATTTGCCGTAA